The Clostridium sp. AWRP genome has a window encoding:
- a CDS encoding MBL fold metallo-hydrolase produces MLFKLSKTQQITGNIYVVRSLISNFFIYSDFKTTICFDTGFIPSLVNRELKKINIEPKSVSHVFLTYPNFYHAGCIKLFKNADIYFSAETSLRKSGKSMFSCKSEENEKYKKLKDGDVVDVDGIRIKSIVFPKHKLGSISYMVNDDILFI; encoded by the coding sequence ATGTTGTTTAAATTAAGTAAAACTCAACAGATAACTGGTAATATATATGTGGTAAGATCACTCATTTCTAATTTTTTTATATATTCTGATTTCAAAACAACCATATGTTTTGATACAGGATTTATACCTTCCCTTGTAAATCGGGAATTAAAGAAAATAAATATTGAGCCTAAATCTGTATCTCATGTATTTTTAACTTATCCTAATTTTTATCATGCAGGATGTATTAAATTATTTAAAAATGCTGATATCTATTTTTCTGCTGAAACTTCTTTAAGAAAATCAGGAAAGAGTATGTTTTCTTGTAAAAGTGAGGAAAATGAAAAATACAAAAAACTTAAAGATGGTGATGTAGTAGACGTAGATGGTATAAGAATAAAATCAATTGTATTTCCTAAGCATAAATTAGGGTCTATATCATATATGGTTAATGATGATATTCTCTTTATATAA
- a CDS encoding NAD(P)H-dependent oxidoreductase encodes MKKLLYITANTKPESLSVSKTVGRNFVKEFLSKNADYMVEELDLYNENIPEINHRIFKGRAELVSGNDYNALSDEDKRIVDRINELCNQFLSADTYVIAAPMWSVSYPARLKSYLDCIIINNRLIKISEEDIKGLLDDKKRNMVYIQSSAAVYPKIFNSKFNHAIDYFRDVFKFLGVNKFDYILVEGTEDSSVGKSKAIGNVQNNIKSVVNKFTENIPLMDRM; translated from the coding sequence TTGAAAAAATTATTATATATAACTGCAAATACAAAACCAGAATCTTTGTCTGTCAGCAAAACTGTTGGTAGAAACTTTGTAAAAGAATTCTTATCGAAAAATGCAGATTATATGGTAGAAGAACTGGATCTATACAATGAAAATATTCCTGAAATAAACCATAGGATATTTAAAGGCAGGGCCGAATTAGTTTCAGGAAATGATTACAATGCCCTATCAGATGAAGATAAAAGAATAGTAGACAGAATAAATGAACTATGCAATCAATTTTTAAGTGCAGATACTTATGTTATTGCAGCTCCTATGTGGAGTGTAAGTTATCCAGCAAGGCTTAAATCCTATTTAGATTGTATTATAATAAATAACAGATTAATTAAAATTTCTGAGGAAGACATAAAAGGCCTTTTAGATGATAAAAAGAGGAATATGGTCTATATTCAATCTTCAGCAGCAGTATATCCTAAAATATTTAATTCCAAGTTTAATCATGCCATCGATTATTTTAGAGATGTATTTAAATTCTTAGGAGTGAATAAATTTGACTATATACTGGTAGAAGGCACAGAAGACTCTTCTGTAGGTAAATCAAAAGCCATAGGAAATGTCCAAAACAATATAAAAAGTGTAGTAAATAAATTCACTGAAAATATTCCTTTAATGGATAGAATGTAA
- a CDS encoding BlaI/MecI/CopY family transcriptional regulator — protein MNEISSISDAELTIMKIIWKSPNITANKIIEQLSDKTKWKPNTVKTLINRLLKKNVIGFNKEGKEYYYYAVVQEENYINAESNSFLNKIFNGSVISMVLNFVENKKLSESEIKELKDILNKKHE, from the coding sequence ATGAACGAAATATCAAGCATTTCAGATGCAGAACTTACTATTATGAAGATAATATGGAAAAGTCCCAATATAACTGCAAATAAAATTATAGAACAACTATCAGATAAAACTAAGTGGAAACCTAACACCGTAAAGACATTAATAAATAGATTATTAAAAAAAAATGTAATTGGCTTTAACAAGGAGGGTAAAGAATATTACTATTATGCTGTAGTTCAGGAAGAAAATTATATAAATGCAGAAAGCAATTCTTTTTTAAATAAAATATTCAATGGCTCTGTCATCTCAATGGTATTAAACTTTGTTGAGAACAAAAAATTATCTGAAAGTGAAATTAAAGAACTGAAAGATATTTTAAATAAAAAGCATGAGTAA